The Coffea arabica cultivar ET-39 chromosome 3c, Coffea Arabica ET-39 HiFi, whole genome shotgun sequence genome contains a region encoding:
- the LOC113738100 gene encoding ubiquitin-like-specific protease ESD4, giving the protein MGALTSNRKRGYDFSSSVNYGSLVSNSPVSKKSRLPASINQTTGRTDRITAVFQFFRYPVEKTLFKREPHAPVRRHRGVSSVNLGNSASKVSYKVGSADEMGNLLSGQYKSTKRSALDTLRFNEEDKKVTEVAKEEVQEVSEDSSIEEVEILEVREDQKWKDGNGVVDEDSRKFDGIAVDKDSRPSSSSAMTNVSDGILKVETTEKLLASLSLSQELGVPQESVHKKLLYVAERRNDKINSLNFQIEYTEKQLQLQQLLRPQKKEEAAKKDVTAEAFKPLTEEEETEVNRALSNSSRRKLLVTHENSNISITGEVLQCLRPRAWLNDEVINLYLELLKERERREPKKFLNCHFFNTFFFKKLVSGKGGYNYQSVRRWTSQKKLGYCIFDCDKIFVPIHKEVHWCLAVINKKDEKFQYLDSLGGVDSQVIKVLARYIVDEVKDKCGKGIDVSSWQQEFVADLPEQENGFDCGVFMIKYADFYSRDIGLCFNQEHMPYFRLRTALEILRSKAE; this is encoded by the exons ATGGGTGCGTTAACGAGTAATAGGAAGCGCGGATACGACTTTAGCAGCAGCGTGAATTACGGAAGCCTAGTTTCAAATTCACCTGTTTCTAAAAAATCCAGACTTCCGGCGTCTATAAATCAGACTACAGGTCGGACGGACCGTATAACCGCAGTTTTCCAGTTTTTTAGGTATCCCGTTGAGAAAACTTTGTTCAAAAGGGAGCCTCATGCCCCTGTTAGACGGCACAGAGGTGTGTCTTCTGTAAATTTGGGGAATTCTGCTTCTAAAGTTAGTTACAAAGTCGGTTCAGCTGACGAAATGGGGAACCTTTTGAGTGGGCAATATAAAAGTACGAAAAGAAGTGCATTGGATACATTGAGGTTTAATGAAGAAGATAAGAAGGTGACTGAGGTAGCTAAAGAGGAGGTGCAGGAGGTTTCTGAAGATTCCAGTATTGAGGAGGTTGAGATTTTAGAGGTTAGGGAGGACCAGAAGTGGAAGGACGGTAATGGGGTTGTTGATGAGGACTCGAGGAAATTTGATGGGATTGCTGTGGATAAGGATTCTCGGCCATCAAGTTCGTCAGCAATGACAAATGTGAGTGATGGGATTTTGAAGGTGGAGACTACAGAGAAGTTGCTGGCGTCTTTGTCGTTAAGTCAGGAGTTGGGCGTTCCACAAGAAAGCGTGCACAAGAAATTGTTATATGTTGCAGAGAGGAGGAATGATAAAATTAACTCGTTGAATTTTCAGATTGAATATACTGAGAAGCAATTGCAGCTACAACAGTTATTGCGTCCccagaagaaagaagaagctGCTAAGAAG GATGTGACAGCAGAAGCTTTTAAGCCTCTTACTGAGGAAGAAGAGACTGAGGTTAACCGTGCTCTTTCTAATTCCAGTCG GAGGAAGCTTTTGGTGACCCATGAAAATTCAAATATTAGTATTACAGGAGAAGTTTTGCAGTGCTTGAGACCACGTGCATGGTTGAATGATGAG GTTATCAATTTATATCTTGAGCTTTTaaaagaaagggagagaagGGAGCCtaaaaaattcttgaattgCCATTTCTTTAacactttctttttcaaaaag CTAGTTAGTGGAAAGGGCGGATATAACTATCAATCAGTTCGGAGATGGACTTCCCAAAAGAAGCTTGGATATTGTATCTTTGATTGTGATAAG ATTTTTGTACCAATTCACAAAGAAGTCCATTGGTGCTTAGCAGTCATCAACAAGAAGGATGAAAAGTTTCAGTATCTTGATTCGCTTGGTGGAGTTGATAGTCAAGTGATTAAAGTACTg GCTAGATACATTGTAGATGAAGTCAAGGACAAGTGTGGCAAAGGGATTGATGTTAGTTCCTGGCAGCAAGAATTTGTTGCGGACCTTCCAGAACAGGAGAATGG ATTCGACTGCGGTGTGTTTATGATCAAATATGCCGACTTTTACAGTAGAGATATTGGACTCTGTTTTAATCAG GAACACATGCCATACTTTAGGCTGAGGACCGCTTTAGAGATTTTGAGGTCAAAAGCTGAGTGA